GGTGCCACCGGTGTAGAGCAGGTAGATGTCATCGGCGCTGCGCGGTCCGAAGTCCCGCTCGGGCGAGCTCTGCGCCAGTGCGGCCTCGAACTCCACGCCGCCGTAGCGCTGGTAGTCCAGATCGCTGCCGTCCTCGACCACCAGGATGGTCTTGACGTGCGGGGTGTCGGGCAGCACGTTGGCCACCCGGTCGGCGTACTGGCGCTCGTGCACCACCGCGACCATGTCCGAGTTGTCGAACAGGTAGCGCAGTTCGCCCTCGACATAGCGGAAGTTGACGTTGACCAGGATGGCGCCGGCCTTGATGATGCCGAGCATCGCGACGACGATCTCGTTGCGATTGCGGCAGTAGAGGCCGACCTTGTCGTCCTTCTTGACGCCCTGACTGATGAGGTAGTGGGCCAGCCGGTTGGCCTTCTCCTCTAGCTGCCCGTAGGTCAGCTCGTCAGGCCCACAGATCAGGGCAACCCGATCCGGTACGGCGTCGATGGCGTGTTCGGCTAAGTCGGCGATGTTGAGAGCCACAACACACAAACTAGAACGTGTTACATTTCGATTTCAAGTCGAGGCCCCAACCCGGAAAGGCGGACGCCGGTGAGCGAGTCGTCAGAACAGCCCCACGCCCTCGTTGAGCAGCGCGGACACACGCTGATCGTCACCCTCAACCGGCCCGAGGCCCGCAACGCCCTTTCCGGCGAAATGCTGGCGATCATGGTCGAGGCCTGGGACCGCGTCGACAACGACGACGAGATCCGCTCGTGCATCCTGACCGGCGCCGGTGGTTATTTCTGCGCGGGCATGGACCTCAAGGCAGCCAACAAGAAGGCGCCGGGCGACTCGTTCAAAGACGGCAGCTACGACCCCTCGCGTATCGACGGCCTGCTCAAGGGCCGCCGGCTGACCAAGCCGCTGATCGCCGCGGTGGAAGGCCCGGCCATCGCCGGGGGTACCGAGATCCTGCAGGGCACCGACATCCGCATCGCCGGTGAAAGCGCCAAGTTCGGCATCTCCGAGGCCAAGTGGAGCCTGTACCCGATGGGCGGCTCCGCGGTGCGGCTGGTGCGTCAGATTCCCTACACCATGGCCTGTGACCTGCTGTTTACCGGTCGCCACATCACCGCCGCCGAGGCGCTGGAGATGGGCCTGATCGGGCATGTGGTGCCGGACGGTTCGGCGCTGGACAAGGCGCTGGAGATCGCCGAGCAGATCAACAACAACGGCCCGCTGG
The window above is part of the Mycolicibacter sp. MU0102 genome. Proteins encoded here:
- a CDS encoding crotonase/enoyl-CoA hydratase family protein; the protein is MSESSEQPHALVEQRGHTLIVTLNRPEARNALSGEMLAIMVEAWDRVDNDDEIRSCILTGAGGYFCAGMDLKAANKKAPGDSFKDGSYDPSRIDGLLKGRRLTKPLIAAVEGPAIAGGTEILQGTDIRIAGESAKFGISEAKWSLYPMGGSAVRLVRQIPYTMACDLLFTGRHITAAEALEMGLIGHVVPDGSALDKALEIAEQINNNGPLAVQAMLRTIHETEGLHENDAFKIDTKIGIKVFLSEDAKEGPRAFAEKRKPEFKNR